Below is a genomic region from Spongiibacter nanhainus.
ATTAAAGAACGATGCCGACCGACTGCAAATATCTGCAGCCCTGGCGAACTGCATTGAAACCGGCCAACCTATCCGCGAAGAGGTTCGAGCCATTGCCTCCAGTGGCAAAACACTGTGGATTCAGCTCACCGGTCAGGCCGAGTTTAAAAACGGTACCTGTACCCGCCTTTATGGATCGATCCAGGATATCGATGAGCGTAAGCGCATTGAAAAAGAGCTGACTGCTGCTCGGGACAATGCCGAGAACGCCGCCCAGGCCAAAAGTGCCTTCCTGGCCACCATGAGCCACGAAATTCGCACGCCAATGAACGGCGTACTGGGCATGCTCAGCCTATTGGAAAACAGCCACCTCGACTACGATCAAGAACGCAAAGTGTCCATCGCTAAAAACAGTGCCCGCTCGCTGCTGGCTCTGATCGACGACGTATTGGACTTCTCCCGGGTAGATGCCGGCAAACTGGCTCTGGAAGAGATCGATTTCAATGTACGGGAACTGGTCGAGGAGCTGTCGGAAAGCCTCGCCCTGCGCGCCCAGGAAAAAGGCCTGGAACTGGTACTGGATCTCACAGACCTCGACAATCACACCGTGTGTGGCGACCCGGCGCGACTTCGCCAAATCATTATCAACCTGCTGGGTAATGCCATTAAATTTACCGATAACGGCGAGATCGTTATTCGCGCGGCACTGAGCCCTGCCAACGATGGCTGGCGCCTGCACTGCTCAGTCAGCGATACGGGGATCGGCATAGCCGAATCCGACCTACCCAACCTGTTCAACACCTTTACCCAGATCGATGCCAGCACCACCCGCAAATACGGTGGATCAGGGCTCGGCTTGTCTATCTGCAAAAAACTCTGTGAACTGATGGGTGGCGACATCCGCGCCCACAGCGTGGTGGGAGAGGGCAGTAACTTTAGCTTCTCCCTGCCCTACCGTCGCGCCCATCACCCCCGCAACGAGAGCCTCCCTGATTATGCAGGTCGCCGTGTGCTCCTGGTGGACAACAACCGTTCACTGCGCAGCGCTTGCAGACACCAACTGGAGCACTGGGGCGCCACCATGATCGAGGCCGAAAGCGCAGAGCATGCCTTGTCACTGTGCGAAAGACTCAACAAGGCCGAGGGCAACACCCCGCCCTTTGACCTCGCCATCATTGATCGCCACATGCCAGGACTGGATGGCACCGAGCTGGTTCACTTCCTGCGCCAAGAGTCTCGTTTCGACGCCGTGCCCATGGTGCTGCTGGGCTCACAGAACAGTCACGGCGCCAACCAGCACCTTAGCGAACTCGGCTTCGACGCCTGGTTTGCCAAACCCTTGACCACCGCCGCACTGCGTGAGGCGCTGTCGTTAAAACGCAACAATCTGCCCAGCCGCGATACCGCTCGACCCACCGGCGCCAGTGCCAACCAGACAAGCAAAGTGCAGCGCAAGGTTCTACTGGTGGAAGACAATGCGGTCAATCAGGAGGTGGTCAAATGTCTGCTCGAGGAGCACGGCATCACAGTGGAAACCGCCAGCGACGGCCTGGAGGCGCTACACGCACTCAATGCTTCACCCGCCCCAAGCGGCTTCGATTTGATTCTTATGGACTGCCAAATGCCCCGCATGGACGGCTATGAAACCACCCGCCAGATCCGCAAAGGCGGCGGTGGAGAAAGTTACCAGCGCACCCCCATCATCGCGCTGACAGCCAATGCAATGCCCGGCGATCGCGAAAAATGCACGGCCTGCGGTATGGATGATTACCTGAGCAAGCCCATAGAGAGTGATAGCTTGTTTGCCAAGCTGCAGCAGTGGTTGGAATTGCCTGTCCAACCTCAACAAGCAGAGCCTCAGCAAGAAAAGTCCCAGCAGACCACTTCAGAGCTGCTAATGCCGCAGTCCTATAGCTCGGGCTCGAAAGATGCGGATCTACAATCCACAACGGGCATGCAGCCACCTCAGCAAACACTGGCTATATGGTGCGAAGAGCAGGCTCGGGATGGCGTTATGGGCCAGCAAAAAACCCTAAATAAACTACTGCAACTGTTCTGCGACCACGTACAAAAACAACTGAGCGATCTTGATGATGCCTGGAAAGAGCAGGACCTGGACAGAGTCGGCGATCTCGCCCACGCTGTGAAGGGAAGTGCGGGCCAACTCCAGGCATTGCGCCTGCGGGATACTGCACTGAAACTTGAGGCCGCAGCCAAAGACGGCAACACTGAGCTCACCAGTGAATTAAAAGACCGCTTTGAGTCAGATTGCCACGCCCTTTGCCAGCACTTCAGAGAGTACCTCGAAGAACGCGGCCACGACCTCGCCCAATCGGCCTAAACCCGCGCCGACAGTCTGCCGCTGTTAGCAGTCGCAAAAGCCAGTCCCAAGCGGGATAATACTCGAGGGCCTGTTACCACTAATTTCATTGGATCTGTTGTGACTAAAAATTCGCCAATCAAGGCGTGAGGAGAGATGTTTGGTTATCCCAAATGAACGACGAACAACGACGAGTGGTGGATTTTTAGCCACAACCCAAAGGGCTGGGGCCATTTTTGCCCCCAGCGTTGTTGTCGGTCGCTTATTTGGAATGACCAAACTGCGCTTCCTCCGCCTAGCTGGAGGCAAAAATGATCCCCAGCAGGCGCAATGCAATTAGTGGTAACAGGCCCCAGGTGAAACAACGCGCACTCGACATCGACACCCTGCTGTGGCGGCATCGCTCACTGTGGCAATTACCGGCCTACCACAAGCGGGCCGAGCCCTATTGGCAGGACCATTATCCAGGGCTTGCCGAACACTTACTGGCGCTTAGCGACGCAGAAGTGGCGTCGCTTGCCGCTGATGACCGCGCGCTGTTGCACTACCTGACGCCAGTTTTGGCAGACAGTGTGCCGCTACTTCAGCACATCGCACTGCCGAGACAGGACACGCTTCAGGAGCAGGAGCCGCCATCCGGGATTCCCGGGCGAAAATGGCAGCAGATTCGCGCATTTTGCCGCGCTCTGCCCGCTACGGCTGCCTCCTCAGGCACGGCGGTGGTGGACTGGTGCGCCGGCAAAGGCTACCTCACCGGCGCCCTCCATCAGCACTTAAATGCTCCGGCTGTAGGGCTGGAAATCGATCCGCGTCTGGTCCATGCCGGTAATCGCCGTCTCCCTCCCAAGGCCCGATTGGTTCAATGCGATGTACTATCGGGCAGCGTCGATCAACATCTGCATGCGGGGCAGCACTTGGCCGCGCTGCATGCTTGTGGTGGCCTTCACCACCGGTTGCTGCAACAGGCAGTGCTCAGCCAGGCCGCGCAACTGAGCCTCAGTCCCTGTTGCTACCACCGTTTTATTGAGAACTGGGTTACTTTGTCCGACACCCTAAAACACTCCCCGCTGGAGCTCCGGCGAGAGGATCTACGACTCGCCGTTCGCCAAACTGCCACGGCACGGCGGGGAGAGCAGCTGGCTCGACGAACCCTGCAAGCTTGGCAGCTGGGCTTTCGCCAAGCCCTGAGCGACAGTGGCAACAATCTTCCCGATCACCTTCCCGGCCTGCCGCAACCCGTGGCCAAAACCGATTTCGTGACCTTTAGTCGCAGCCTGGCCCGGCAAGCTGGGCTGCCTCTTCCCCCTGTTGACCGGCGCCACGAAGAGGCGGGCTGGCATTTACTGGCCCGCACCGAACGCCTGGAGCTGGCCGCCATGGCTTTCCGCCGGGCCCTGGAGCTTCGCTGCGTACTGGATGCGGCGCTATTTTTAGAGGAGCACGGATTCAACTGTGATATAGAGGAATTCTGCCCTCCGACGTTAACACCGCGAAACATCCTGCTACGGGCCTACCGTTAATTTATAGTAATGCAAAGCACTCTTATTTGTATTACGCTATACAAATAAGCGGTACTGAGAAGCCGCACCTACCCAACGACTTTGCCCACGGAACCGAAATGCCACGCCTGTATTGGAGCCCTCCTTACGTCACCGCTTTGTCTCTAGCGCTGACCGCCCCCGGCCTAGTAGCGCAACCTGCCGCACAAGGAGAGGGCACCGATCGGCCCCAACGCCTGGAGGAAATGGTGGTATTTGGCGACCCCTTACGCCGCCAGACCCTGGATACCGTATCCAGTATTAGCGTGGTGCCAGAAGCGCGATTGGATGCACAAAATATCCGCGACCTCTATGACCTGCTGCTGCGCACCCCTAACGTCAGCGCCGCCAAAGAGGACAAATTCTCGGTGCGGGGTATTTCCAACGAGGGCATCGGCCCCGGCGGCACCGGGCGTCCCACCGTCAGTGTGTTTATCGATGGCGCCCGGCAGCCCGGCCGGGGCGCCGGCAACACCTGGGATGTCGAGCAGGTAGAGTTTTATCGGGGCCCACAATCCACCGCCTTTGGCCCTGGTTCCCTGGCCGGCGCCATTGTGCTTAAGAGCCGGGCGCTGGACTACCAAGGCTACAGCGGCTCGGCCAAACTGGGCGCGGCCAACTATAGCGGTCAGGAGGCCGGTATCGCAGTGGGCGGCCCGCTTATTGACGGTGTGGCGTTCCGCTATGCTGGCGAGACCAATCAGACCGATGGCGAAGTCACCAACACCACCCTCGACGACGATGAATGGCAAGCCCGCAAACGCTACCTCAACCGCTTTAAACTGGGCTGGCAGGGCAACGACTGGTACAGCCTGGAACTGACCTGGCAGGACACCAAGCTCCGGGAAGGCACCGAGTACCTTCCCCCCGCCAATGCCGAGCGGCGCCGCTCCACCGACAACGTGAACGGCTTTTACGACGACGACAGTGAGCTGTTTGTTTTGCGGCAAATTCTGACTTTAAGCGATGCACTCGACGTGGAGCTGATCGCCAGTCAGAGCGAGAGTAACAGCGCCCGGCGCGGCGACTACGACGTCTCCGCCGAGGATCGGGGGCAATTTACCAACATCACCACCAAGGAAAACCAGGCCCTGGAATTGCGCCTGAATATCAGCACTGAACGACTGCGGGCGGTGCTGGGCGCCTACTACAGCGAGGACGACTTAATGGGCACCTCCGCCAATCGCGGGGTTAACTACAGCCTATCGGGACTGGAGGTCAAAGCCGATGCCGACCTAGCCGCCGATCGCAGCGCCGATACCCGCGCCCTATACAGCGAGGCCGATATCGATCTGGACAGCCGCTTCACCCTGACCCTGGGGCTGCGCTACGAAGAGAACGAGGCCGACAACCGCAGCGCCTTTATGGTCACCGGCGCCCAAGCCGTGGACCCCATCACCGGTACACCACTACCCGGGGATGTCGGACCGCTGCTGGCCGCGGTATTAGATGACGATACCTCTGCCCCCAGCGGTGACACCGTACTGCTGCCCAAGCTGGCCTTGAGTTACGACATCAGCGACAGCCTGAGCAGCTTTGTCAGCTTTACCCAAGGCTACCGGGCCGGCTCCGTGGACTTTGTCAGCGACGGTAACTCTCCCACCTACGACCCCGAGTACACCGACAACTACGAACTCGGGCTAAAATTCAGCCACCATAGCTGGTATGTGCAGGCCGCACTGTTTCGCATCGACTATCAGGATATGCAGGTGGGCGTGCGGGTCGACGCCTCTAACTTCCGCACCGACAACGCCGGAGAGGCACAGGCCCAAGGGGCCGAGCTGGAGTTTTCCGGTGACCTGGGTCTTGGCTTTAGCGTGTTTGGCGGCGTCGGCTATACCGAAACCGAATTCACCGACTACCAAGACGACGAGGTCAGCTTCGACGGCAAGCGCTTTCCCAACGCCCCACTGGCCACCGCCAATTTCACCCTACGCTACCAGCACAGCACCGGCTTCTTTGCCGACGCCAGCTGGAGCCGCACCGGCGGCAGCTTCACCGAACGGGAAAATACCCCTAGCTTGCGTGCCGACGCCCGGGACCTGTTTGGCGCCCGGGCCGGCTGGCAGGGCGAACAGCTTGGTGTTGAACTTTACGGCCAAAACCTGACCGATAAATTCTACGTCACCGACCGCTTTGTCAGTGAGTCACTGGGCATCAACGCCGCCTTTGTCGGCGACCCCAGGGAGTATGGCATTCGGCTGCACTACCAACTGGATTAGTCGGCCCAACGGCCACTTCCCCTGAAGCAACCAGACTTGGCAAGGCTTGCCAATCAGTTGTGTAATGACGGCTTCGGCGAATAACAGGGGGAGAACAACGTGGATTCCGAGTTGCTCACAACATTGGATCGCATTGCCGGTTGGATAATTGAATACAGTGCACTGGGCTTTCTGCTGCTGGTCGTCGCTGCGGTCATCACCATCGCGGTATTTTACTATCGGGACATCACCCAAACCCAACACGCCATCCGCCGAAACTACCCGGTGATTGGCCGCTTTCGCTATTTTTTTGAGCACCTTGGCGAATTCTTTCGCCAGTACTTTTTTGCCATGGACCGGGAGGAGTTGCCCTTCAATCGTGCCCAGCGCTCCTGGGTATACCGAGCGGCTAAAAACCTCGATAACACCATTGCCTTTGGCTCTACCCGGCCGCTAAATCAAAGCAATGAAGTGCTGTTTATGAACTGCGTGTTCCCCACTCTCAGCGCCGACGCGGTGCCCACCCATTCAGTGACAGTCGGCGAGGGCTATGCCCGCCAGCCCTACAGCAGCTCCGCGATCTTCCACATCTCGGGGATGAGCTATGGCGCCATCTCCAAGCCCGCCGTGCGCGCACTCTCCGCTGGGGCCAAAGAGGCAGGGATTTGGCTCAATACCGGGGAGGGGGGCCTGTCGCCCTATCACTTGGAGGGCGGCTGCGACATCGTGTTTCAAATTGGTACCGCCAAGTACGGCGTGAGGGACAGCGACGGCCACCTGAGCGACGAGCGGCTGCGGGAGATTGCCAGCCACGACCAGGTACGCATGTTCGAAATCAAGCTCAGCCAGGGTGCCAAACCCGGCAAGGGGGGAATTCTGCCCGGGGGTAAAGTCACCGAGGAGGTTGCCAAAATTCGCGGCATTCCCATCGGCCAGGATTCCATCAGCCCCAACCGCCACCCCGATATCCACGACGTCGACGACCTGCTGGAGACCCTGGCCCGGGTGCGGGAAGTCACCGGAAAGCCGGTGGGCTTCAAAGCGGTGATTGGCGAGATCGACTGGCTGGACGACTTACTGACAGCCGTTCATCGCCGCGGCTTGGCCTACGCCCCGGACTTTATAACCATCGACAGCGCCGACGGCGGTACCGGCGCGGCGCCGCAGAGTCTGATGGACTATGTCGGCTTACCCTTGCGCCGCAGCCTGCCGCTGGTGGTGGACAAGCTGGACGAGTACAACCTGCGGGGACGTATCCGAGTGATCGCATCGGGCAAAATGATCAACCCCGCCGAGGCGGCCTGGGCCCTGTGTGTGGGTGCCGACTTTGTGGTCAGCGCCCGGGGCTTTATGTTTGCGTTGGGCTGTATCCAGGCACTGCAGTGCAATAAAAACACCTGCCCCACCGGCGTCACGACCCACGACCCGGAGTTACAGCGCGGACTGGTGCCGAAGGACAAAGCCAAACGCGTGGCCCACTACGCCCACAACCTGATGCACGAGGTCGGGGTGATCGCTCACTCCTGCGGGGTCAAGGAAGCCAGGGCTCTACAGCGCCGCCATGTTTATCTGATTGACGAACGCGGCGTGCCCGAACCCCTGACCGATCGCTATCCGCAAAAAACCCCGCGCCCCGAGTATCTGATTGCCAGTAGCGAAGACCGGGAGTCCGCTTGATTCCTTTTTCAAAAGGACGCTGAGGGCTGTGTTAAAAAGACGCTGAGGGCTTCACATGGCGCTGACGGCTTCACATGGCGCTGAGGGCTCTGCTAAGAAACGCTAAGGGCTTCTTGCGCAGAGCTCTATCTTGCGCTGAGGGCTCTGTCATCTCGCCGTGCTAGTCGCGTCGAGCAGCGGTGGGTAAACTACGGTACTTTTTAACCAGGCTCGGATATGAACGCGCTGATTGCTGCCCTGGCGGGGGCAGCCCTGCCTTTTTCCCTTGCTCCCTTCCACCACTGGTGGCTGGGCATCGCCGCCATGGCCGGCTTGGCGATAGCACTGCGACAGGCGAGCCCCGGCCGGGGTTTTTTGCTGGCCTGGCTGTTTGGCTCGGTCAGCTTTGGCTTTGGAGTATCCTGGATATACGTGGCTATGCACGTGTACGGCGGCACTTCGGCCTGGCTATCCACCATCATGACCGGCGCCTTTTGCATTGCCCTTGGCTTAATTCCCGGACTGTTTGGCTACCTTTACTGCCGCTGGATTCGCGGCGGGCGCGCCGGCTCGGTGCTGGGCTTTGCCGCCCTGTGGGTGCTGACTGAATGGTTCCGAGGCTGGTTTCTTACTGGTTTTCCCTGGCTCTATTTGGGCTACGCCCACCTGGATACAGCGCTGTCGGGCTGGGCACCGGTGACCGGTGTATTGGGGCTGAGTTTTTGGGTAGCGCTGGCAGGCGCCGCCCTAGCAGAGCTGGTTTGGCCCAGCCATAGCCGCCGCCAACGCGCACTGCCCGCGGTCGCCGTCTTGGCGCTGGCACTGCTGGGCTACTCGCTGGGGCAGCTGTCCTGGACCAGCGCCAGCCCCAAAGGCACCCTGCAAGTTGGCGCCGTGCAACCCAATATCGCCCAGGATAAAAAATGGGCCTATACCGAGTACTGGGACACCCTGGACAAGCTCGACAAAGCCTCGGCGCCACTGTGGCCAGAGGTCGATCTGGTGATCTGGCCGGAGGCCGCCGTGCCGGCGCTCTACCACCAGGCTGCGCCCTTCTTTGACTATATCCGCGAGCAGGCCCAGGACCACAACACGGCCCTGATTACCGGCGTTCCTACCCGGGATGGTGAGGCGATGTACAACTCAACTCTGGTGGTGACTGGTGGTGAGGGGGTCTACCACAAGCAACGGCTGGTGCCCTTTGGAGAATATGTGCCGCTGGCCAGTCTGATCCGCGGCTTGATCCGCTTTTTTGATTTGCCCATGTCCAGTTTCAGCCGGGGAGCGGATCATCAACCACCCCTGCAAGCCGGCGGCTGGGCCTTCGCCTCCGCAATCTGCTATGAGATTGTCTATCCCGACCTGGTGGCCGAGGGGGCGGCTCAGGCCGATGTGCTGTTTACTGTCTCCAATGACGCCTGGTTCGGTGACACCAAGGGTCCTCACCAGCACATGCAGATGGCGCAGATGCGAGCCCTGGAAAATGGCCGGGAACTGCTGCGAGTGACCAATACCGGCATTACCGCCTTCGTCGATCACCACGGGCAAATCCGCCAGCGACTGCCGGCCTTTGAGCCGGGAGTCATGCAAGGGGAAGTCCACGCCCGCCAGGGGCTGACACCCTTTGCCCGTTGGCGCTCGCTGCCAATCGTGCTGCTGTGCGCAGCAATAGTGATTATTGCCGCCCTCTCCCACCGGCGCCGATAGGCGCCCCCCTGGGCAAACTGCTAAACTACCCGGCTGCTGTCTATAGTCATGGCCTACACCGATGGCGCCGCCGATAGGCGCTAGCTGCCACATAGACATTTTTACCCAATCAGCATTCAGAATTGAGACCAATCGCAACATGGACCCACAATACGTCCCCGGAGACATCGAAGCCCGCGCTCAACAGTATTGGCAGCAAAACGACAGCTTTGCCGTCAGCGCCGACCCCAGCCGGGAGAAGTACTACTGCCTGTCAATGTTCCCCTACCCCAGCGGCAAGTTGCACATGGGCCACGTCCGCAACTACAGCATCGGTGATGTGATCTCCCGCTACCAGCGCATGCTGGGTAAAAATGTCCTGCAGCCCATGGGCTGGGATGCCTTTGGCCTGCCTGCCGAAAACGCCGCCGTCAAAAACAACAGCGCGCCAGCCGCCTGGACCAGCGAGAATATCGATTACATGCGGGGCCAATTAAAGCGTCTCGGTTTTGGCTACGACTGGAATCGTGAGCTGGCCACCTGCAAGCCCGACTACTACCGCTGGGAACAGTGGTTCTTCACCCGCCTGTACGAAAAAGGCTTGGTGTACAAAAAAACCTCGGCCGTAAACTGGTGCCCCCACGACGAAACTGTGTTGGCCAACGAGCAGGTCATTGACGGGGGCTGTTGGCGCTGTGACACCCCGGTTCAACGCAAAGAAATCCCCCAGTGGTTTATCAAAATCACCGACTATGCCGAGCAGCTGCTTGACGATCTGGACAGTCTCGAGGGTTGGCCAGAGCAGGTCAAAACCATGCAGCGCAACTGGATCGGCCGCTCACAGGGCGTGCAGATGCGCTTTGACCTGGCCGAGGGCGTTGCCGAGCACGATCACTTTGAGGTCTATACCACCCGCCCCGATACCCTGTTGGGCGTGACCTATGTCAGCCTGGCGGCGGAGCACCCCATAAGTTTGCAACTGGCTAAGAATAACGCCGAGCTGGCAGCCTTCATCGACGAGTGTCGCAACAGCTCCGTGGCCGAAGCCGATATGGCCACCATGGAAAAACGCGGCATGGCTGCAGGCGTGGACGCAATTCACCCCTTAACCGGCGAGCGTGTGCCGGTATGGATCGCCAACTATGTACTGATGGACTACGGCACCGGCGCGGTGATGGCGGTCCCCGCCCACGATCAGCGCGACTACGAGTTTGCCCAGAAATATCAGCTGACTATCAAACAGGTGATCGCCCCCGCCAACGGCGAGGACATCGACCTGGACAGCGAAGCCTTCACCGAGAAGGGCAAGCTGGTTAACGCCGAGGGAGAGTTTGCCACCTTCAACGGTCTGGACTTTGAAAGCGCCTTTGATGCCATCGCTAACGCTCTGGTCGAGCGCGACAAAGGCCGGGTCACCACCAATTACCGACTGCGGGATTGGGGCGTATCCCGTCAGCGCTACTGGGGCGCGCCAATTCCTATCTTCAACCTGCCCGAGGGCGGCGAGATTCCAGTGCCGGCCGACAAACTGCCTATCCTGTTGCCGGAAGACGTGCAGATGGACGGCGTACAGTCTCCGATCAAGGCCGATCCCGAGTGGCGCAAAGACGCGCTAAACGGCGAGGCCGTTGAGCGGGAGACCGACACCTTCGATACCTTTATGGAATCGAGCTGGTACTACGCCCGCTTCACCTGTCCCGACTTTGATCAAGGTATGCTGGACCCGGAGCAGGCCAACTACTGGCTGCCAGTGGATCAATACGTTGGCGGCATCGAGCACGCCATACTGCACCTGTTATATGCTCGTTTCTTCCACAAACTGATGCGGGACGAAGGGCTACTCAACTCCGACGAGCCTTTTAAACAACTGCTTTGTCAGGGCATGGTGCTGAAAGATGGCGCCAAGATGTCCAAATCCAAGGGCAATACCGTCGACCCGCAGGCGATGATCGACCAGTACGGCGCCGATACCGTGCGACTGTTTATTATGTTCGCCGCCCCGCCAGAGCAGAGCCTGGAGTGGTCGGACAGCGCTGTGGAAGGCTCTCACCGTTTTCTCAAGCGCCTGTGGAAGCTGGTGGCGACTCACTTGGACGCCGGCACGCCGCCGGCACTGGATGTTAGCCAACTCAATGACGCACAAAAAGAATTGCGCCGCAAAACCCACGAGACCATTGCCAAAGTCAGCGACGACTTCGGCCGTCGGCTGACCTTCAACACCGCTATCGCCGCAGTCATGGAGTTGATCAACGACGTCTCCCGTTTCGAGCGCCAAGGCGAGCAGTGCCTGGCGGTAGAGCGCGAGGCCATCGAAGCCGCTGTGCGACTGCTAGGCCCTATCGTGCCGCATATCAGCCACGAACTGTGGCAGCAGCTGGGCCACAGTGAGCCGCTCATCGACAGCGCCTGGCCAGAAGCCGACGAGCAGGCGATGGTGCGGGATTCTATAGAGATGGTGGTACAGGTTAACGGCAAGGTGCGGGCAAAAATCAATGTCGCCGCCGATGCCGACGCCGATAGCATCAAAGCTACCGCTAAGGGTCACGCCAATGTGCAGAAATTTATCGACGGCCTGACCATTCGCAAAGAAATCGTCGTGCCCAATAAATTGGTGAATATCGTTGCAAACTAAGTGGCTCGCCATCGCATTCGCACTGCTGACACTGGCTCTCAGTGGCTGCGGCTTCGCCCTGCGCGGCAGTAGCTATGGTGTAGCGGCCCATTACCAGCCACTGTATATCGCCGCTGACCGTGAAAGTCAGATCCTGAGCCAAGCATTGCAGCGGCAGCTGGAAATTAATGGCGTAGATACTACCCAGCGCAGGACTAAGGCCAAGCTGATTGTGGAAGTGACATTACTGCGCAAGGAACGCCGCAGTATCGCTTTGGATCGCGAAGCCCGGGACGCTGAATACGCCCTGTTTGAGCGAGCCCGCTTGGCACTGCGCAGTCCGGACGGCAAGTTCAAGCGCGGCCCCATCACTCTGGAGCAGCGGCGGATTATCGTCAACGACCCCGACAACCCGGTGGGTGAACAGACGGAGACCGATATTGTCCGCGCCGAAATGCGTGAACAGCTGGGTGTGCGACTGGCCCAGCAGGTGGAATACTGGACCCGGGATAACGGCGAGGCCCACTGATGCGCCTTCGGCCTGATCAATTGGACAGCCATCTCAGC
It encodes:
- the lptE gene encoding LPS assembly lipoprotein LptE; protein product: MQTKWLAIAFALLTLALSGCGFALRGSSYGVAAHYQPLYIAADRESQILSQALQRQLEINGVDTTQRRTKAKLIVEVTLLRKERRSIALDREARDAEYALFERARLALRSPDGKFKRGPITLEQRRIIVNDPDNPVGEQTETDIVRAEMREQLGVRLAQQVEYWTRDNGEAH
- the lnt gene encoding apolipoprotein N-acyltransferase, which translates into the protein MNALIAALAGAALPFSLAPFHHWWLGIAAMAGLAIALRQASPGRGFLLAWLFGSVSFGFGVSWIYVAMHVYGGTSAWLSTIMTGAFCIALGLIPGLFGYLYCRWIRGGRAGSVLGFAALWVLTEWFRGWFLTGFPWLYLGYAHLDTALSGWAPVTGVLGLSFWVALAGAALAELVWPSHSRRQRALPAVAVLALALLGYSLGQLSWTSASPKGTLQVGAVQPNIAQDKKWAYTEYWDTLDKLDKASAPLWPEVDLVIWPEAAVPALYHQAAPFFDYIREQAQDHNTALITGVPTRDGEAMYNSTLVVTGGEGVYHKQRLVPFGEYVPLASLIRGLIRFFDLPMSSFSRGADHQPPLQAGGWAFASAICYEIVYPDLVAEGAAQADVLFTVSNDAWFGDTKGPHQHMQMAQMRALENGRELLRVTNTGITAFVDHHGQIRQRLPAFEPGVMQGEVHARQGLTPFARWRSLPIVLLCAAIVIIAALSHRRR
- the leuS gene encoding leucine--tRNA ligase, with translation MDPQYVPGDIEARAQQYWQQNDSFAVSADPSREKYYCLSMFPYPSGKLHMGHVRNYSIGDVISRYQRMLGKNVLQPMGWDAFGLPAENAAVKNNSAPAAWTSENIDYMRGQLKRLGFGYDWNRELATCKPDYYRWEQWFFTRLYEKGLVYKKTSAVNWCPHDETVLANEQVIDGGCWRCDTPVQRKEIPQWFIKITDYAEQLLDDLDSLEGWPEQVKTMQRNWIGRSQGVQMRFDLAEGVAEHDHFEVYTTRPDTLLGVTYVSLAAEHPISLQLAKNNAELAAFIDECRNSSVAEADMATMEKRGMAAGVDAIHPLTGERVPVWIANYVLMDYGTGAVMAVPAHDQRDYEFAQKYQLTIKQVIAPANGEDIDLDSEAFTEKGKLVNAEGEFATFNGLDFESAFDAIANALVERDKGRVTTNYRLRDWGVSRQRYWGAPIPIFNLPEGGEIPVPADKLPILLPEDVQMDGVQSPIKADPEWRKDALNGEAVERETDTFDTFMESSWYYARFTCPDFDQGMLDPEQANYWLPVDQYVGGIEHAILHLLYARFFHKLMRDEGLLNSDEPFKQLLCQGMVLKDGAKMSKSKGNTVDPQAMIDQYGADTVRLFIMFAAPPEQSLEWSDSAVEGSHRFLKRLWKLVATHLDAGTPPALDVSQLNDAQKELRRKTHETIAKVSDDFGRRLTFNTAIAAVMELINDVSRFERQGEQCLAVEREAIEAAVRLLGPIVPHISHELWQQLGHSEPLIDSAWPEADEQAMVRDSIEMVVQVNGKVRAKINVAADADADSIKATAKGHANVQKFIDGLTIRKEIVVPNKLVNIVAN